From the genome of Rhodobacteraceae bacterium Araon29, one region includes:
- a CDS encoding iron chelate uptake ABC transporter family permease subunit: protein MSEITGPQSSSNRSRGVIPLVLGGVAILVVSLSIAISVGAVPVSTSTVWGVLIGKLSPDLIEQTWSKGRQAIVWDIRFPRALLAMMVGAGLAIVGASLQAVTRNPLADPHLLGISSGGAFGAILALLHTGLFIGLLTVPLLAFLGALFATTLVLGVSRFADAASADRLVLAGVAVSFIIMAGANVLIFLGDPRATHTVVFWMLGGLGLAQWNQLIYPLVILIACGAWLFSQAGALNAMTVGDETASTLGIPVARFRLSVFVVGALITGVMVAFSGIIGFIGLMVPHIVRMLVGGDYLRVLPVSALVGAILLLWADIAARTVMAPEDMPIGIITGLVGGVFFVWLLGRRGSA from the coding sequence ATGAGTGAGATCACAGGTCCCCAATCTTCAAGCAACCGCAGCAGAGGCGTTATCCCGCTTGTGCTTGGCGGCGTGGCGATACTTGTGGTCTCACTGTCCATCGCGATCTCAGTTGGAGCCGTTCCAGTGTCTACAAGCACGGTCTGGGGCGTGCTGATTGGTAAACTGTCACCGGATCTTATCGAACAGACTTGGAGCAAAGGGCGCCAGGCTATTGTCTGGGACATCCGATTTCCCCGCGCGCTGCTGGCGATGATGGTAGGCGCGGGATTGGCGATTGTCGGCGCGAGCCTTCAGGCCGTTACCCGTAACCCGCTGGCCGATCCGCATCTTTTGGGTATTTCCTCTGGTGGGGCCTTTGGAGCGATCCTCGCACTTCTTCACACGGGATTGTTCATCGGTCTGTTGACGGTTCCGCTTCTGGCCTTTTTGGGGGCGCTATTTGCAACCACCCTAGTGCTTGGTGTGTCACGCTTTGCAGATGCTGCAAGTGCAGACCGTTTGGTGCTAGCAGGTGTCGCCGTATCGTTTATCATCATGGCTGGCGCAAATGTCTTAATCTTTCTGGGTGACCCTCGTGCAACCCACACAGTAGTTTTCTGGATGCTTGGTGGATTGGGCCTCGCACAGTGGAACCAGCTTATCTATCCGTTGGTTATTTTGATCGCCTGCGGTGCTTGGCTCTTTAGCCAAGCCGGCGCGCTTAACGCAATGACGGTCGGCGATGAAACCGCTTCTACGCTTGGTATCCCGGTTGCTCGGTTTCGCCTAAGTGTCTTTGTCGTAGGTGCGCTGATCACTGGTGTGATGGTTGCCTTCTCAGGCATCATAGGGTTCATTGGTCTGATGGTTCCGCATATCGTGCGGATGCTGGTAGGAGGAGATTACCTTAGGGTTTTACCTGTTTCCGCTTTGGTTGGGGCAATCCTTCTGCTTTGGGCCGATATCGCTGCCCGTACAGTTATGGCCCCCGAAGATATGCCCATCGGGATCATCACTGGCTTAGTCGGTGGCGTATTTTTTGTATGGCTTTTGGGCCGGCGTGGGTCAGCGTAA
- a CDS encoding ABC transporter substrate-binding protein, with product MKKFLLSPIAIFLSIGVASAETTVQSCNRAVTFDAPPERAISNDVNLTEMMLVLGLADRMVGYTGISGWKTLDEEMRAGVEELPELSEKYPSKEVLVGADADFFFAGWNYGMKVGGEVTPETLEPFGIQVYELTESCTHIMQKDKASIEDMYSDLLNLGRIFGVEDKANTLVQGYRAELAEFTNNLETGAPLRVFVYDSGEDAPFTAGLYAMPTALIEAAGGVNVMDNFNKSWGSVTWEEVVERNPEVIVIVNYGNVTAEQKRDYMMSNPAFADLDAVKNDRFVTLEYVEATPGPRNIRAIKTLANAFWGQ from the coding sequence ATGAAGAAGTTTCTTCTATCCCCCATCGCTATCTTTCTAAGTATAGGGGTGGCCTCGGCTGAGACCACCGTGCAAAGCTGCAACCGGGCAGTGACTTTCGACGCGCCTCCAGAGCGGGCCATTTCCAATGATGTAAATCTAACTGAGATGATGCTGGTGCTTGGCCTTGCAGATCGCATGGTTGGCTATACCGGCATCTCAGGTTGGAAAACGCTCGATGAAGAGATGCGCGCAGGCGTTGAAGAACTGCCTGAGCTGTCTGAAAAATACCCTTCCAAAGAGGTGTTGGTCGGAGCGGATGCAGACTTTTTCTTTGCGGGTTGGAACTATGGCATGAAGGTTGGCGGCGAGGTTACCCCGGAGACACTAGAACCATTTGGCATTCAGGTGTACGAGCTGACCGAAAGCTGCACCCACATCATGCAGAAGGATAAAGCCAGCATCGAAGACATGTATAGCGACCTGTTAAATTTGGGGCGCATATTTGGTGTCGAAGATAAAGCAAATACACTTGTTCAGGGCTATCGCGCGGAACTCGCCGAGTTCACTAACAACCTTGAAACCGGTGCCCCCTTGCGGGTCTTTGTTTATGACAGTGGTGAGGATGCACCTTTTACCGCCGGGCTATACGCTATGCCAACGGCGCTTATCGAAGCCGCAGGTGGTGTAAATGTCATGGATAACTTTAATAAAAGTTGGGGCAGCGTCACTTGGGAAGAGGTTGTCGAGCGCAATCCCGAAGTGATCGTCATCGTCAACTACGGCAATGTGACAGCCGAGCAGAAGCGTGATTACATGATGTCGAACCCAGCCTTTGCAGACCTTGACGCTGTCAAAAACGACCGCTTCGTGACCTTGGAATATGTTGAAGCAACCCCGGGACCACGCAACATCCGGGCAATCAAGACCCTTGCGAACGCCTTTTGGGGCCAGTAG
- a CDS encoding AMP-binding protein — translation MANFKDYTIRTRDDLERFETEMTLDQRLPERSILDVFIASAAQHPTSTAITMLMTGAQDEQPRRMDYAQLLGMIRRAANAFSALGGPAPGVAYMLPSLIETHATLWAAETAGYAVPVNFLLQPESIAELIKASGAKILVALGPHPQLDIWEKALELRDQIPGLVLVRVSPPGTPDEDGIVDFGKALAKQPDDHLIFGEPRGGDDIAAYFHTGGTTGVPKLVAHTHRSQLVSAFGGAAMCGYTSDDILTATLPLFHVAGTIVAGLSAFMAGVELVVMSPGGLRNPAIVKGFWRLVAQHKVTVVGGVPTAIGAVLQEPVGDNDISALRTGLTGAALLPPAVGTRFREVTGCHLHEILGMTESSGLVSIDPLSGPGSVGSVGWALPYTKVEVLHLNEDGSLGEPCTTDEIGVITILGDHITPGYRDPEHNEGTIDAGRLNSGDLGYKDAQGRIYVAGRSKDLIIRSGHNIDPAMIENAMATHPEVALAAAVGIPDAYAGELPMCFVELLPDANVSIEELHQHAQSSIDERPAWPKIIETIDTIPLTTVGKIFKPSLRCDAAKQRVMELLQDELKVANPLVEVVAGGSRGMRVTVTLSKSQQSSVAELERALSAFLFEAKVQVA, via the coding sequence ATGGCTAATTTTAAAGACTATACAATTCGAACACGTGATGATCTTGAGCGCTTTGAAACCGAGATGACGCTTGATCAACGTTTGCCAGAGCGCAGTATCCTAGATGTATTCATTGCCAGTGCCGCACAGCACCCAACCTCAACTGCTATCACAATGCTGATGACCGGAGCCCAAGACGAGCAGCCACGCCGCATGGATTATGCTCAGTTGTTGGGAATGATCCGACGCGCTGCGAATGCGTTTTCTGCGTTGGGCGGCCCTGCACCGGGCGTCGCCTATATGCTGCCGTCTTTGATAGAAACCCATGCAACGCTGTGGGCCGCAGAAACAGCCGGTTACGCCGTTCCAGTCAACTTTCTTCTGCAACCTGAAAGCATTGCCGAATTGATCAAGGCTTCGGGTGCAAAAATTCTGGTCGCCCTTGGACCGCATCCACAATTGGACATCTGGGAAAAAGCGCTGGAATTGCGCGACCAGATTCCCGGCTTGGTGCTGGTTCGTGTTTCACCCCCAGGAACCCCAGACGAAGATGGCATCGTTGATTTTGGAAAAGCCTTGGCCAAACAGCCGGATGATCACCTAATATTTGGTGAACCGCGTGGCGGCGACGATATCGCGGCCTATTTTCATACCGGCGGAACCACCGGTGTGCCAAAACTTGTTGCACACACGCATCGCAGTCAGCTTGTCTCAGCGTTTGGCGGTGCAGCTATGTGTGGATACACATCCGACGACATATTGACGGCAACACTGCCACTGTTTCATGTCGCCGGAACTATTGTTGCGGGCCTAAGCGCCTTTATGGCTGGGGTTGAACTGGTCGTCATGTCGCCTGGCGGATTGCGTAATCCTGCGATTGTGAAAGGGTTCTGGAGGCTTGTTGCACAGCATAAGGTGACTGTGGTTGGCGGCGTTCCAACTGCAATTGGCGCGGTATTGCAAGAGCCCGTGGGTGACAACGACATCAGCGCTCTGCGAACCGGATTGACAGGCGCCGCCTTACTGCCCCCTGCTGTTGGGACACGTTTCAGGGAGGTAACCGGATGCCATCTGCATGAAATACTTGGAATGACAGAATCGTCCGGACTTGTCAGCATTGATCCATTATCTGGCCCAGGTTCGGTGGGCTCTGTTGGGTGGGCGTTGCCCTACACAAAGGTCGAAGTATTACATTTGAACGAGGACGGAAGTTTGGGCGAGCCGTGCACTACCGACGAGATCGGCGTGATTACAATCTTAGGAGATCACATTACGCCCGGTTACCGCGACCCGGAACACAATGAAGGCACTATCGATGCTGGCCGGTTAAACTCAGGCGATCTGGGATACAAAGACGCCCAAGGCCGTATCTACGTGGCAGGCCGTTCAAAAGATCTTATCATTCGCAGCGGCCATAATATTGATCCAGCCATGATTGAAAACGCGATGGCTACGCATCCAGAAGTTGCGCTTGCTGCAGCTGTTGGAATACCCGACGCCTATGCTGGCGAGCTTCCCATGTGCTTTGTCGAATTGCTACCGGATGCCAACGTCAGCATTGAAGAGCTGCACCAGCATGCGCAAAGCTCAATTGACGAGCGCCCTGCTTGGCCAAAAATCATTGAAACCATAGACACCATTCCCCTGACCACTGTCGGCAAGATTTTCAAACCAAGCTTGCGCTGTGATGCGGCTAAACAAAGGGTCATGGAACTGCTGCAGGATGAACTTAAGGTCGCAAACCCACTGGTCGAAGTTGTTGCCGGAGGCTCTCGAGGAATGCGCGTTACCGTGACCCTGTCCAAAAGCCAGCAATCCTCTGTTGCGGAACTTGAGAGGGCGCTGTCAGCTTTTCTGTTCGAGGCAAAGGTTCAAGTGGCCTAG
- a CDS encoding SlyX protein: protein MTQDRLESLESHVAHLDKTVEELSDVVNKQQTQINRLTRMIEMLFERERQDAEIAADKPPPHW from the coding sequence ATGACACAAGATAGACTTGAGAGTTTGGAGTCCCATGTAGCACATCTGGATAAAACCGTTGAAGAACTTTCAGATGTTGTCAACAAACAACAAACGCAAATTAATCGACTAACGCGAATGATCGAAATGTTGTTTGAGCGTGAGAGGCAGGACGCAGAAATAGCCGCCGATAAGCCACCACCGCATTGGTGA